Within Planctomycetota bacterium, the genomic segment CGGCTGGGCGCAGTGGTGGCCGGCCCGGACGGCGATGCCGGCGCGGTCGAGCCGCTGCCCGATCGCGACCGGGTCGTGGCCGGCGAGCACGAACGACAGCACGCCGACCTTGTCCCGCGCCGTCCCCACCAGGCGCAGTTTGTCGATCGCCTCGAGACGCCGGGTGGCATGGTGGAGCAGCGCGTAGTCGGTAACGTAGAACCGCGCGAGGGCGTCGATCACCGCCTGCGGCTTGTGCGTGGTGGCGGCGTTGTCGAACCAGGCGAGCGGGTGCCCGTGGATCCGCTCCTGGAGGATCGGGAAATCGAGACGCACGCGATCGACGTCGAAGCCCGCCGCCGCGGCGGTCGCCGGCACGCCCGCTGCCGACTGGAGCCCGGCGCCCTGCCACGCCGGTAGCGGGGCGGACTGCCGGTGGTCGAGGCCGCGGACCTGGCTCACGAACCGCCGCAGCCCCGTCCAGTCGGTGGTGCCCCGCTGCACGGAATGATGATGAGTCGCCGGCGCGGCCTCTCGCGGCTGTTGGGGGAGCCCATGGGGCTGGAGGAGCCCGCTGGGGAGGGTCATCCCGGTCGGCAGGGGGACGTCGACCTGCTGGCCTGCGGCCGAGGGAATCATCGGGGCAGGCACCGGCGCCGTGGGGGGGGCCGTCGGCGGCGCCATCCCCCCGACGGCGGCTGCCGCGATGGCGTCGCGCGCCAGCCGCGCGGCGGCGGCGCCGATCTCCTCGGCGGCGGTCCCCGACCTGTTGGTCCCGATCACGTCGGACATGCTCATGCTGTTGTTTCCGGTTCGCTGGTCCCGCCTCGGCCGTCAGATCCCCGACCCTTCGGCCTGCGCTCCGCGCGTGATCGCCCGGTCGTCGTGGTAATAGCCCACCTCGGCGTTCTCGAGCTTGTCGCAGGGTACCAGCGGCACGCCGCGCCACATGATCACCGGCGAGCCGTGGATCGTCGTCGTCACCGGCGGCACGCCGCGGCGCGTGCACTCGCGCTCGAAGGCGGCGATCGCCTTGGGGTGGGCGAGGAAGAAGGCGGGCTTCTTCCAGACCAGCGACAGCAACTCGTCGAGGTCGTCGGGGGTCGGGGCGCCGTAGCGCGTGCTGACGCGCATCGCCGGGTCGACCGAGTGGAGCAGCCCGAACTTCTGGTTGTTGATCAGTTCCCACTCCTGGCGCTCCTTGATCCCCTCGATGGTGAGGCGGATCTGCTCCTCGAGCTGGTCGTAGGGGCCGTTGTAGAGGTCGGAGACGCGCGTGTGGACGCGGACCACGGTCTGGATCGCGGCCAGGGCGTATTCGCGCGGATTGGCGGCGTAGTCGACGAAGGTCTCGGGAATCTCGACGTTCTCGGCGAAGCCCGAGACGAGGTCGATGTTGCGCTCGCCGTAGCGGTTGACGCTCGACCGCAGGGCGAGGTGCTCGTCGACCGCCTGCCGGAACGAGTCGCGCTGGGCGGGAAGATTGTCGAGCACCGCGTCGAGATCCTGGCGCGAGAGCGTGAGCAGCACGCAGGGGGTGATCGTCCGCACGGTGATCCCCGACGGCTTGTCGCTCACCAGATCGACCTCGCCGAAAAACTCCCCCTCGGCGAGCAGGGCGGCGCGGAGATCGCGGCCGTGGACCCCCTTGGAGAGGATCTCGACCTGCCCCTGGGCGATCACGAAGAACGTGCTGCGATCCTGCCCCTCGATGAGCAAGTCGCTGCCCAGCGGCACCTCTTCGGTGCGGAAGCGCTGCTGCATCTGTTCGAGCAGCGTCTCGGGAAACCGGGAAAACAGCGGGACGCTGCGCAATTCACCGGAATTGAAGGCGAGGCCGCCATCGGCCGGCACGATCTCGATCCGCTCCGCCTTGGAGAGCTCGACCTTCGTCCGGTTGACACGTACACGCCCCCTTCGACCTGCACCCAGGGGAGCAGGTGGAGCAGATGCCGCGGGGTGATCGACATCATCATCGGCCGCGTCTTGGTCGTAGTGGCCAAGTTGCGGGCGACGGCGGTGGTCACGCTGCGCTGGAGAAGGCTGTCGGACATGGCAGACGGGCTCCGAGGGGAATCGTGGGCGGGGTGGCGGGCTCAGGCTTCGTAGATGCCGGTCGAGAGGTAGCGTTCACCAGAATCGGGAAGGACGACGACGATCGTCTTGCCGGCCGACTCCGGCCGGGCCGCGACGCGCAGCGCCGCGTGCATCGCCGCACCGCAGGAGATGCCGCAGAGGATCCCTTCCTCCTTGGCGATCCGTCGGGCGAGCGCGACGGCCTCGTCGTTGGTCACCTGGAGGATCTCGTCGACGAGGCTGCGGTCGAGGACGTCGGGCACGAAGCCGGCGCCGATCCCCTGGATCTTGTGGGGGCCGGGGGAGCCGCCGGAGAGCACCGGGCTGGCAGCCGGTTCGACGGCGACGGTGTGGAGGCGCTGGCCCTGGGCCTGCTTGAAGAACCGGGACACGCCCGTGATCGTGCCGCCGGTGCCGACGCCCGCGACGAACACGTCGACCCGCCCCTCGGTGTCGTTCCAGATCTCGGGGCCGGTGGTACGGAAGTGGATCTCGGGGTTGGCGGGATTCTTGAACTGCTGCGGCATGAAATAGCGCGGGTCGCGGGCCATCTCCTCGGCCCGGGCCACGGCTCCGCGCATCCCCTCGCCGGCCGGCGTGAGGACGATCTCCGCTCCGAGCCCGCGGAGCAACTGGCGGCGCTCGACCGACATCGACTCGGGCATCAGGAGCGTGAGCGGGCAGCCCTTGGCGGCGCAGACGAACGCCAGGGCGATGCCGGTATTGCCACTGGTCGGTTCGACGACATGCTGGCCGGGCGCGAGCTTGCCGCTCCGCTCGGCGTCCTCGATCATCGCCGCGCCGATCCGGCACTTGACGCTGAAGGCTGGATTGCGCCTCTCGATCTTGGCCAGCAGCCGGACGTCGAGGCCGCTGGCAAGGCGATTGATCCGCACCAGCGGAGTCCGCCCGATCGTCTCGACGTTATCCGGGAAAACAGGCACGGGCACCTCCAGCGCCGCGGGGGAGCGGGTCGGGCGTGCCTCCAAGTCGACAGGTCAGCGACGCGGAAAACGGATTGTCGGCGGGCGATGGTGGCACCCGCAGGCGGGGCCGCCGGTTGACGAACACCCGCAAGGTCCGCGTACCTTAGCGAGGTTCCCAGGAATTGAGAAGTCTCCGCCGGAGGTCGATCATGCGCGTCGCGGCGTTGCTCGTGCTGTCGCTGGTGAGTTGTCTGTGGGTTTCCCGGCCGGGCAGCGCGGCACCGCCGAACGTGCTGGTGATCTACGCCGATGACCTCGGCTGGGGTGAGCTCGGCTGCCAGGGGAACCGCGAGATCCCCACGCCGCACATCGATTCGCTGGCCCGCGACGGCGTCCGCTGCACGCAGGGCTACGTCGCCGCCACCTACTGCAGCCCATCGCGCGCCGGCCTGCTCACGGGCCGCTACCCGACGCGCTTCGGCCACGAGTTCAACGCCGTGGCCCAGCAGACCGGCCTGCACCTCGACGAGACGACGCTCGCCACGCGTCTCAAGTCGCTCGGCTATGCCACGATGTGCATCGGCAAGTGGCACCTCGGCGGCAAACCGCCCTACCTACCGACGGCGCGGGGCTTCGACCAGTTCTACGGCACGCTGGGCAACACGCCGTTCTTCCATCCCAAGCAGTTCATCGATTCGCGCCGCTCGACGGAGGTCGTGCCGGTCGACGATCCCGCCTTCTACACGACCGAGGCCTACGCCCAGCGCGCCGTCGAATGGCTGAAGGACCGCACGGGGGAGCCGTGGTTCCTCTACCTCCCGTTCAACGCCCAGCACGCCCCCCTCGAGGCGCCGCAAAAGTATCTCGACCGGTTCGCCACGATCCCCGAGGGGAAGCGACGGACGTTCGCGGCGATGATGTTGGCGATGGACGACGCCGTCGGCAGCGTCCTGGAGACGGTGCGGGCCCTCGGCCAGGAGGAGAACACGCTGGTCTGGTTCATCGCCGACAACGGCGGCCCGACCGCCGGGACGACGTCGGGCAACGGCCCGCTCCGCGGCTTCAAGATGACGACGTTCGAAGGGGGCCCGCGCGTGCCGTTCCTCGTAAAGTGGAAGGGGACGCTGCCGGCGGGCAAGGCCTACGACCTGCCGGTGATGAACCTCGACGTCGTCCCCACCGTGCTCGCCGCCGCCGGCAAGCCCGTCGACGCGGCAGCGCATCTCGACGGCGTCGACATCCTCCCCTACCTCTCTGGCCGTCAGACCGGCCGCCCCCACGACTCGATGTACTGGCGCTGCGGCGAGCAGTGGGCCGTGCGCAAGGGCGACTGGAAGCTCGTGGTCTCGAAGGGGGGCAGCGGCAAGCCCGAGCTCTACGACCTGTCGAGCGACGTCGGCGAACAGCGCGATCGGGCGGCCGCCGAGCCGGCGCGGGTCGCCGAGCTCCAAAAGCTCTACGACGTCTGGAACGCCGAGCAGGCGCCGCCGTCGGCGCGCGACAAACCTGCCGATCAGAAAAAGAAGCGAGCGGCCGCGGCACCGGCAGCATGACGAGCGCCGCCGCCGGGATCGCACCGCCGGCCGGCGCGGCCGCAGTCAGTCCCGAAACCGCCCCGGCTCGACCCCCAGCTTCCGCATCCGCGCGCGGAGCGTGTGGGGATTGATCTGGAGCAGGGCCGCCGCGCCGCGCGGTCCCTCGATCCGCCCGCGCGTCGCTGTCAAAGCCCGCTCGACATGGCGGCGCATCGTCACGGCCAAGGGGACGATGTCGGCCAACGCCGGCGCCGGCTCGACGGCGGCCGCCAGCGGCGTACTTTCGGGCACGACCTCGAACAACGTCGGATCGGTGGCCGGCACCGGCGGCGGCGGACGCCGCCCCAGGCCGAGCGCCGCCGCCACGTCGAGCCCGCGCCCGCCGCCGAGGATCGCCGCCCGATCGATCACCGCCCCCAGTTCGCGGATGTTGCCCGGCCAGTCGTATTCGCCGAGCAGCAGGAGGTCGGCGCTGGTCGGCTCGACCTCGGGAAGGCCGAACCGCACCGCCGCCCGGTGGGCGAAATGACGGACCAGCGCCGGGATGTCCTCGCGGCGCTCGCGGAGGGTGGGAAGGAGGATCGGGAACACGTTCACGCGGTACCAGAGATCCTCGCGGAACGAGCGCTCGGTGACCATCGCGGCCAGGTCGCGGTGGGTGGCGGCGACGATCCGCACGTCGACCCGCACCGGTGCCTTGCCACCGACGCGCTCGATCTGGTGGTCCTGGAGCACGCGGAGGAGGCGGACCTGCGCCGGCAGGGGGAGCTCACCGATCTCGTCGAGAAACAGCGTGCCGCGGTCGGCGCGCTCGAACCATCCCTGGTGCTGGTCGGCGGCGCCGGTGAAGCTCCCCTTCTCGTGCCCGAAGAGCTGCGAATCGACGAGCTCCGGTGGGATCGCGCCGCAGTTGACGCGGATGAACGGCCCGTCGGCACGTTTCGAGCGGGTGTGGATCGCGCGGGCGACCACCTCCTTGCCGGTGCCGGTCTCGCCGAGGATCAGCACCGGCACGTCGGAGCGCGCGACCAGCTCGACCCGCTCCATCACGTGCCGCAGCCCGGTGCGGGCGCCGACGACATCCTCGGCGATCTCCTGCCGGCCGAGCCGCGACAGGAGCGAGCGCCGATCGGCCTCGGCCGCCTGCCGCAGCGACCGCAGCTCGTGGAGCCGGGCGTCGTTTTCGAGTGTCACCGCGAACGGCTCGAGGAGCCGGGCGACGAGCGCCCGGTCGGCGGCGGAAAATGCTTCGCCCGATGCCGGCTCGAACACGACGGCGCCGAGCGGGCCATCGACACCGCACAGCGCCCCTGCCAGGCCACCGCGCGGATGGCCGACCGCCGCCACGAGCGCGGCGACCGCGGCGTCGTCGGTCGTGGCCACCGCGCCGCTCCGTACCCAGGCGACGAGCCTCCGCCACTGCGCCGCAGCGAGCGGCGTGGCCGGGGAGGCCGGCTGGGGGGCACCCGACGGACCGGCGCTCGCCACGACCTCCACGCGCTGCCCATCGGCGACGATGCGCACCACGTGGATGCCCGCCACAGGAAACGCGGCCGAGAGCACATCGGCAATCGCGTCGACCGCGACAGCAATCTCGAGGTGCCGGCCGGTCTCGCGCCACACCGCGGCGAGGGGGTCGGTTTCGGTCATGGCGGCTGCGTGTCGGATCATGGGAACAAGTTTTCCGTCACATCCCAAGGTCGTCCGTGATATTTGGTCGGACGACAACCGTGACATGTTCAGGAAAACCGCCGCTCGGCCCCGACCACGATGGTTCCCCGTCACACTGGGAAAGACAAACCGGCACCCACGTCACGGAGGGGCGTGCCTGGCGTTCGGATCGGGTCCCGGCACGGCACTTGCCATACCAAAGGAGTCAGCAGTCCTTCCAATCGTGAGGAAGCCGCCATGCCGGACGGACCCGACTCCCCACGGCCGATCGAAACGCAGTCCTCCGCGCAGCCGGCGACTGACGCCGTCCTGAGACGGATCGGCGACGCCCTGCGCGGGCTCCGCTTCGGGTCGGTGTTGGCGATCGTGCAAGACCGCGTCGTCGTCCAGATCGAACGAACCGAGAAAACGCGCTTTCCTCGCTGATGTCGCCGCCGTGCCGCGACCGCCACCGGTCGGTGGCCCAGCCCACTTTCCCCCCACCCTGCCCCCGGCGTAGGCTGTCGTGTTGGCCAGCCGACGACGGCCGGCCGGCGGGGCAGCCGGGGGCGCATGAGCGACGTTCTCTTCCATTATTACCGCGTCAACCCGACGACCTGGTTTTACCTGTCGTCGCTGCTGACAGTCGCGCTGTTCTTCAAGTTCAGCCGCGTGTTCAGCATCCGCAACGTCGACCTGGCGGCCCTGATCCTCCTCGCTCCGGGCCTGCTCGCCCGCGAATACGGTGAATTCCGCGACAGCGACGCCACCCGCCAGCTCGGCTACGTCTGGATCTTCGCCGTGTCGGCGTTCCTGATGGTGCGGATGCTCCTCGACACCCTGATGGAGCGCCGGCCGCTGCTGGAGTCGAACCTCTCGCCCGGTGGCCTGGTGTTCCTCGGCGGGTCGCTGCTGGTGTTCCTCCTGGCCAACGTCGTCGTCACCCCACCGGCCCAGGAGGACCTCGCGGCCGCCGAGGCGGCGACCCGGATCGAGGCCCGTGAGCCGGGGCTCGACGCCGATCAGCTCACCCGGCTCGGGCCGGGCTACCCGCTGCTGTTCCTGCTCCCGCAGATCTCGACGCAGTCGCTGTTTTCGCCCGACGGGGCCGCGGCGGGTGCCCCGCCCGCGGCCCGGCAGGAAGTCCACGCCCTCACCGCGCGGATCATGGCGATCCTCTCGCAGGTGGCGATCGTCGTCGGGATGGTGGTCGTCGGCTGGCGCCACTTCGACAACGTCCGGCTCGGCGTCGCCGCGGCGGTGCTCTACCTGCTCCTCCCCTCGACCGCGCTGTTCACCGGCCGCGTCGATCACGCGCTGCCCGGGGCGCTGATCATCCTTGCCATCGCCGCCTACCGCTGGCCGATGCTCGCCGGGGCGCTGATCGGCCTGGCGATCGGCACGATCTATTACCCGCTGTTCCTCCTTCCGCTGTGGTGCAGCTTCTACTGGGAGCGCGGGATCGGGCGGTTCGTCGTCGGCGTGGCGGCGTCGCTGGCGGCGCTGGTCGCGGGGTTGTGGTTCACCGCCCCCGACGCGACGGTGTTCCTCGATCAGCTCCGGCAGATGTTCGGGTGGATCTTTCCCAATGCCGTGTCGCTCACCGGGTTCTGGGGCCTGCCCGGCAACGACGCCGTGTTCCGACTCCCGGTGCTGGCGGCGTTCGTGGCGATGATGGCGACGCTGGCGATCTGGCCGCCGCGCAAGAACTTGGGGACGCTCCTCAGCTGCACCGCCGCCGTTCTCCTCGGCAGCCAGTTCTGGAAGGCCCACGACGGCGGCCTGTTCATGGCGTGGTTCCTGCCGCCGCTGTTGCTCACCGTGTTTCGGCCGAACCTCGAAAACCGGGTCGCCCTCAACGTCCTCGAGGACGAATGGTTCCCGCGGATCCGTCGGGCAGCCGACCCGATCGCCGCCTGACACCCTTCAGTCGCGGCGCAGGTCGAGATCCGGCGGGGCGTCGCGGGTCGCCAGCCAGCCGCGCCAGGCGTCGACGTTCCACTCGAAGTTGACGCCGGTGATTTCGACGAGCGCTTCGAGGACTTTGTCGTTGCGGACGCGGACCTTGCCGCGCTTCGGCCCGCCGCCGAGCGACAGCCCGCCCCCCGACGGCGTGAACGTGGCGCTCGTCTGCCCCTCGCGGCCGCCGCCGCTGACGACGACGTGCTCGGTCTCGAGCACGCCGATCAGGGCGCCGACGGCGCCCGTGGCCCGTAGCCGGCCGAGGACCTCGGCAGCGCGGTTGATCCGGGCGTTGTCGGGCCCGGCCAGCGCCGCCACGAACAGCGGCACCACGGGGCGCGGCCCGAGGGCGGCGAGCCGCTCGACGGCGCCGATCCGCGTCTCGGGATCGGGGTGATCAAGCGCGATCGCCGCCAACGCCGCCAACACGTCCGGGCCCGGGAGCCGGGAGAGGGTTTCGATCTCGAGGAGGCGGACGCGGAGGACCGGCTCCTTGCCGATCGCCGCCACCAGCGCCGGCAGGGCGAGCGGATCGGCGATCCCACGGAGCTCCTCGGTGGCGCGTGGGGCGGTGGCGGGATCGTCGAGCTGGCCGCGGAGGCGCTCGAGCT encodes:
- a CDS encoding aminotransferase class V-fold PLP-dependent enzyme gives rise to the protein MSMSDVIGTNRSGTAAEEIGAAAARLARDAIAAAAVGGMAPPTAPPTAPVPAPMIPSAAGQQVDVPLPTGMTLPSGLLQPHGLPQQPREAAPATHHHSVQRGTTDWTGLRRFVSQVRGLDHRQSAPLPAWQGAGLQSAAGVPATAAAAGFDVDRVRLDFPILQERIHGHPLAWFDNAATTHKPQAVIDALARFYVTDYALLHHATRRLEAIDKLRLVGTARDKVGVLSFVLAGHDPVAIGQRLDRAGIAVRAGHHCAQPSLRHFGLEATVRPSLAFYNTVAEIDRLADVVAGIAAG
- the cysK gene encoding cysteine synthase A, which produces MPVFPDNVETIGRTPLVRINRLASGLDVRLLAKIERRNPAFSVKCRIGAAMIEDAERSGKLAPGQHVVEPTSGNTGIALAFVCAAKGCPLTLLMPESMSVERRQLLRGLGAEIVLTPAGEGMRGAVARAEEMARDPRYFMPQQFKNPANPEIHFRTTGPEIWNDTEGRVDVFVAGVGTGGTITGVSRFFKQAQGQRLHTVAVEPAASPVLSGGSPGPHKIQGIGAGFVPDVLDRSLVDEILQVTNDEAVALARRIAKEEGILCGISCGAAMHAALRVAARPESAGKTIVVVLPDSGERYLSTGIYEA
- a CDS encoding sulfatase → MRVAALLVLSLVSCLWVSRPGSAAPPNVLVIYADDLGWGELGCQGNREIPTPHIDSLARDGVRCTQGYVAATYCSPSRAGLLTGRYPTRFGHEFNAVAQQTGLHLDETTLATRLKSLGYATMCIGKWHLGGKPPYLPTARGFDQFYGTLGNTPFFHPKQFIDSRRSTEVVPVDDPAFYTTEAYAQRAVEWLKDRTGEPWFLYLPFNAQHAPLEAPQKYLDRFATIPEGKRRTFAAMMLAMDDAVGSVLETVRALGQEENTLVWFIADNGGPTAGTTSGNGPLRGFKMTTFEGGPRVPFLVKWKGTLPAGKAYDLPVMNLDVVPTVLAAAGKPVDAAAHLDGVDILPYLSGRQTGRPHDSMYWRCGEQWAVRKGDWKLVVSKGGSGKPELYDLSSDVGEQRDRAAAEPARVAELQKLYDVWNAEQAPPSARDKPADQKKKRAAAAPAA
- a CDS encoding sigma-54-dependent Fis family transcriptional regulator, yielding MTETDPLAAVWRETGRHLEIAVAVDAIADVLSAAFPVAGIHVVRIVADGQRVEVVASAGPSGAPQPASPATPLAAAQWRRLVAWVRSGAVATTDDAAVAALVAAVGHPRGGLAGALCGVDGPLGAVVFEPASGEAFSAADRALVARLLEPFAVTLENDARLHELRSLRQAAEADRRSLLSRLGRQEIAEDVVGARTGLRHVMERVELVARSDVPVLILGETGTGKEVVARAIHTRSKRADGPFIRVNCGAIPPELVDSQLFGHEKGSFTGAADQHQGWFERADRGTLFLDEIGELPLPAQVRLLRVLQDHQIERVGGKAPVRVDVRIVAATHRDLAAMVTERSFREDLWYRVNVFPILLPTLRERREDIPALVRHFAHRAAVRFGLPEVEPTSADLLLLGEYDWPGNIRELGAVIDRAAILGGGRGLDVAAALGLGRRPPPPVPATDPTLFEVVPESTPLAAAVEPAPALADIVPLAVTMRRHVERALTATRGRIEGPRGAAALLQINPHTLRARMRKLGVEPGRFRD
- a CDS encoding DUF2292 domain-containing protein, which codes for MPDGPDSPRPIETQSSAQPATDAVLRRIGDALRGLRFGSVLAIVQDRVVVQIERTEKTRFPR